The genome window ggtcagtgctgaggaagtgctgcactgtcagagggtcagtactgagggagtgctgcactgtcaggggggcaTGAAGTTAAACAGTCTGTTCTCCCAGGTACAGATCCCATCATTTTAAATGAAATCTAGCAAACtgttcaatcaacatcaccaaaaatgGGCACCTTGCTGTTGCCACATTGCTGTGCGTGTGAGATTCCACTGCCATGTTACCAACACTGTAACAGTGAGCGCCGTTCAAAAACACCTCATTGGTTGTGACCTGATTTGAAACATCCAGTGTCTGCGAATAGTGCCGCGGAATTACAAATCTTATTttctcctccctcattcttcgtTCTGCATCCAACAAACGCCTCCAGTTAAACACACCTCGCCACCCTGCTGTGTGTCTCCATCATTTCCGGGCTCGCCCTCTGACAGGAACCTGCTCTGAGTGACTCACCAGCTCCACACGACTCTGCTCCTCCTGGATGCGATTCTTCTTGGAGAACTGAGACTCCAGGTGCACCAACTTTCCCTCTGAAATCTTCAGAGCTTCACGCAGAGCTGCATTTTGTTCCCAAAGCCAACTCTTGCCTGTGTCGAGCTCAGTCAACCTTCCAGAGTGACCTGAGAGTGTCTCAGGTGTCATCCCCCTGAAGAATGCCAGATACACCAGGCAGAACAGGATGAAGATTAAGCATGGGTGTTTTGTGCTCCAGGCACGTAAAGTTGCGAGCATTGCTCTGTCGTCCCAGGAGCTGAATGTGTTAATGCATCAGACAGCAGTTTGGAAACAGCAACAGCAGGGTTGTGTCGAATCTAACTGTCTGATGAATGTTCCCCTACTCACTGCAGTGAAATGTAAAAGTCAAGTTTCTGTTTCTGAACATCACCAAGTGAATTTCATTGCATCACCAGCAAGTTCCTGGAAATCACATGGTTCTCAGACCTGCACCAATtggctcatgatgtggagatgccaattgACTCAGCCAGGATGACTTTACGATGAGAATGGACAGAGACTTTTGGCATGATCTGAGCTTGAGGGAAACCACAGGAAATAAAAGTTTCCACTTTTATGTCAAGTGTTATTAGTTTATGCTGAGGAACAAACACTCTCAACCCTGCTTCAACTAACCACTCTTTTTCTCCCTCAATCTCTGTTGCTGACTGTTCCACTCATGTTGCATCTTCcttagtaaaaagtctcacaacaccaggttaaagtccaacaggtttatttggaatcacgagctttcggagcgctgctccttcatcaggtatcatccagtcacctgatgaaggagcagtgctccaaaagctcgtgattccaaataaaccctgttggactttaacctggtgttgtgagacttcttactgcgcccaccccagtccaacactggcatctccacatcctgtctctcttcctTAAGATGCAGCACCTGCCCTTTCACCTCCAACTGTCCCATTGTCGTGGGTCCCAAATGTTTCTTTAAGGTGATGCTCCTTTGATTGTATTAAAGCACCTCCGAGTGCAAATGTAAAGAATAAAGTTTAGGGAAATCACAATATGTTTATTTTCAACTTAAAAcgatacagaggcttgcagccttgtAGCTGCAACCAGCTCCCAGGATGACGCTGGGTAGAGAAGGCCTCTCTGACCAAGGTCATCCCCCCGATTGATTCccggggtcatgtgacccttactctgactgatccttaaagggacaatcaccctaTCCCTCCCTCTCCTGTAAAGTCCCTTGATACAAATGTCGACACTCAACTTACACAGTCccagataattaaacatttagtacgtgaatttagtcaattataaatgTTGGCCGGGATTTCCTGGCCGCGCTCACCtcgaaaccggaaaattccacctgagttCAACGGACCTATCCATGGTCtggccctcgcccgctccaattcccatggcgagcaGAACGGGAAAACTCACCCCTCAAGTCTTTCAGGGGGTTTCTAAATCCTAATTTCCGAAGCTAATCAAGGGTTCCCAATGATCAATGTAAGAGGGTCCATTGCGTCTTACGTTCACAGCTGGTGTGAATCAGAAACTCGGACATGGAAAAGGATTGATCTGAGAGTTACGGATTGCAAATGGCAAGTTTCCATTGCTTACAGGCAGCGGGGTCAAGCTGGGACATTATCTGGTGTGGAGCCAGATCTGAGGCCCTGGTTttaccagcacccccccccccccccccccggattttgcagaacggcattctccgttggcttcgGGCACGATCTCACGAGCCTTGGgcggggcgtgccggtaaaattccagtctgaGTGTCTGCATCATAGCCTTTGCTCCAATCACTCTGGCTTTCAGAATGACTGCAGGTTAATTTGGACTTTCAGTGAAAGCAAGAAACATTGGTCTACGTGAAACaagagtaatttttaaaaaaaattgtttttattGTAAAACGAGACAGAACTGATTCAGTAAAAATACAGACATAAGAAAAAGCAAAACAAAAGAAACAATTGATTCATTGAAATGTTATATTAGAAAGTCTGTGAAAAAAACATATAAATGATCATGGAATTATGCaagccagaaggaggccattcagccctgtgtaatcatagaagaatcatagaaaccctacagtacagaaagaggccatttggcccatcgagtctgcaccgaccacaatcccacccaggccctacccccatatccctacatatttacccactaatccctctaacctacacatcccaggacagtaagggcaatttttagcatggccaatcaacctaaccggcacatctttggactgtgtgaggaaaccggagcacccggaggaaacccacgcagacacgaggagaatgtgcaaactccacacagacagtgacccaagccgggaatcgaacccaggtccctggagctgtgaagcagcagtgctaaccactgtgctaccgtgccgccccagtaattAATGCtatccccctccctctttccccctatctccgcaatgttttcttttaaaaatatttatccaattctcttttgaaatttCATTCttcccaccgccctttcaggcagcgcttCCCAGATCACAACTGGCTGTGCAACAGGTATTCTTTCCATCTTCCCTTATGGTCCTTTTGTCAATTATAGATAGATATaatctacagtggagaaggaggccattcagcccatcgggtctgcactgaccacaaacccacccaggccctatccccatgaccccacgtatttaccctgctaatccccctgacactggggttaatttagcatggccaatcaacctaacctgcacatctttcggattgtgggaggaaaccagagcacccggaggaaacccacgcagacaacggggagaacgtgcaaactccacacagacagtgacccaaggccggaattgaacccgggtccctggtgctgtgaggcagcagtgctaaccaccgcgtcaccgtgccacccagattaTCTTAAATGTGTGTCCTCACACGATTAATATATGCAGCAGGCTCGCCAGGCTGAATGAGCCAGTCCTGTTTCTATCTGATATTACATCAGAGATAACAACACCTCCTAATTTACAAAGAAGTCCAGTACACACAATTACAGAAGCAAAACTCAGACCATCTTTTTTTGagatgtttgattttttttctgattCTCACATACAACTTCTGCTTGCTAAAGAGAAGTTACACAAAGAGGCATTTCCTGTTACTTTGACTGTGAGAAGGAACATGGGAGGTAAAGCACCTGAAGAACTGCAGTGTCATGTGAATTTACAAATTTCAAAACTCGGTGTTAGTCCAGATCAACAACTGTCATGGCGAAGGAGAAGTGAACTCAGTCATTGCCCCTGTAGCTGGATGTGGCATTGCAGCAACTTTTCACCTATTAACTGCGTcattgagaacataagaacataagaactaggagcaggagtaggccatctggcccctcgagcctgctccgccattcaataagatcatggctgacctttttgtggactcagctccacttacccgcccgctcaccataacccttaattcctttactgttcaaaaatttatctatcctggccttaaaaacattcaatgaggtagcctcaactgcttcactgggcagggaattccagagatttgtgtgaagaagttcctcctcaactcagtcctaaatccgcttccccttattttgaggccatgccccctagttctagtttcacctgctagtggaaacaacttctctgcttctatcttatctattcccttctcaatcttatatgtttctataagatctcccctcattcttctgagttccactgagtacagccccagtctactcagtctctcctcataagccaaccctctcaactccggaatcaacctagtgaatctcctctgcaccccctccagtgccagtatatcctttctcaagtaaggagaccaaaactgtacacagtactccaggtgtggcctcaccagcatcttatacagctacaacataacctcgctatttttaaactctatccctctagcaacgaaggacaaaattccataatAAAGGACAAAATCCATTCTTTTTTTGAGAAGGTTCAAAgtgcggggccggggccgggggtgggggtgggggtgggagggggtgggggggggggggcggcgggggaggcgaGTAGGAGTAAGGGGGATATTGTGGCTAGAGTGAATCTCCAGTTTTCAAAGGAATTTCAGAGGAAGGCTAGACGACAGAAAGTGAGGAAATGTCACCATtttgaggattggaaaattggttcattaacatgtatagaatcacagaatccctggagtgcagaaggaggccatttggtccaccaagtctgcaccgaccctccaacagagcatcccatccaggccctctccctgtgacccacaaatttaccccgctaatccccctaacctatacatcttgggacacaaggggcaatttagcttggccaatccacctaacctacacatctttcggactgtgggaggaaacctacgcagacacagggagaatgtgcagactccgcacagacagtgtccaaggctggaattgaacctgggtccctggcgctgtgaggcagcagtgctaaccatagagGTTGCAGATGGAGATTAAATGGGTGGATAGAGTTTATGACCGATTTGGAGTAAGCTTGACGTACTGGGTGACCTTTTGACATTccgggcagaattctccccaaaacatttccaaatgttgTCCCCAGCGGGAAAACTGGTGAGATTCCCGCTGGAAAGGTCGGCACGATTCAGTTCACAAATCAaccacacttagaaatttttttggATTCTGAATTCTCCcagaggttggcactgccagggtaccaggggcagtgccagggcattaCCCAGCCATTTCCCTGACCACCCGGGAGCTTCAATGGAATGACCTACGTGCTGCCCGGTGTGCTACACGTCCCGCtagcactgccagtgagaacggagaacttggcgctcagcccagCCTCCACTCACACAGCATCTAAACTCGATTAAACTATACTAATCTGGTTCACACCCTCGCTGGGGTGAACTCAAAGCCACCACCATCACcacacaataccactacaccaccgagTGTCAATGCACAGATACCTCTGCTTGACTCAACTCCCATTAATTGCATTCATAGCAGGAGCCAAACCCTAAACAATAACCGGAAATACAGAGCAGAATGGTCAACCAGCTGTTATTTTTCTGTTTGGTGCGGCCTTCATTCTCACACTCGTATCTGTGAATAAATTAAGGTAAAGTCAGAATTAATACCAATATTAAGAATGATAGAAATGTAAAATGCAGAGAGTGTGTTAATCCATTGACCCAATCCCCTGATACCCCATGTACTGCCCACCCGATCATCAACTTTATCCACACTTTAAtccacaggggttagcactgctgcctcacggcaccagggacccgggttcgattcccagcttgggtcactgtctgtgtggagtttgcacgttctccccgtgtctgcgtgggtttcctccgggtgctccggtttcctcccacagtccgaaagatgtgctggttaggtgcattgacccgaacaggcgccggagtgtggcgactcggggaatttcacagtaacttcattgcagtgttaatgtaagccttatttgtgattaataaataaactttaactttaggagAGCTCTGTTCAAACACTCCCTCTTGGCTAACGGTAATGGAGAGAATCTCCAGAATATTCATTGATCCTCACTATTTAAATTATTCCCCAATAATTTCTTCAGGTACCTaaagttttttaagttttaaagtttatttattagtcacaagtaaggcttacattaacactgcagcgaaattactgtgagaatcccctagttgccacattccggcgcctgttcgggtacactgagggagaatttatcatggccaatacatcctaaccagcacatcttttagactgtgggaggaaactggagcacccagaggaaacccacgcagacacggggagaatgtgcaaactctgcacagacagtgacccaagctgggaattgaacccgggtccctggggctgtgaagcagcagtgctaaccactgtgccgctaccTGTGGGCAACAATCTCACTTCCGGGTTGGAAAGGTGAGAGTTCAGTCCCATATCACAACTTGATCACGCAATCCAGGCTAACACTCCAGgtgcagtacggagggagtgctggcCTGTTGGAGTGTTGCCATCTTTCGGCAAGATCCGGTGGCACAATTGTGAAGGAAAGTTGAGGGGCTATCCATCCCCTTGACCAATGTTTATCCTTTGTCTGAcatcaggaatgatgtggaaacgccggcgttggactggggtaaacacagtaaaagtctctcatctgatgaaggagcagcgctccgaaagctagtggcttgtgctaccaaataaacctgtcggactttaacctggtgttgtgagacttcttactgtgacatcaggaaagcagattatatgggtcattatcacattgctgcccgtgggatcttgctgtgcatacatTACAACAGCAAATGCACTTGAAAAAGCCTGTCATTGGTCGAAAAGCACTTTGGGAAGTCCTGAGGAACGGTATCAATACAAGTATTTCTTTCTGTCAGAGAGATAcagcgcagaaggtggccatttggcccattgtgtttgtgctGGTTCCCTGAAGGGGAACCCCCAAACCTCTCACTTTATCCCCAACAACCTGTaaatttttatttttcaaattttctttttcCAAACCTGCGGGTCTCCATGCCTTTAGTTTTTAGTAAATTATTTATAAAAAGACTTTTACATTCGTGAATTCAGCCGTGACGAATGAAGCTTCAACTGTTCAGCTTCTCTCTCCGTCCGCTGCAGATCAACAGTTTTCCGACTGAGCTGATTTTCCATCCTGGAGATTTTATTTTTGCAAAGTTCAAGATCAGCTAGAAAAAGAGAAAACGATTGAAATAGCAGAtaaattgggtggaattttaccagcacgtccgcccggGCTTCGTACCATCTCGTCCGAGGCCAGCGGAGAATGCCACTCTCCGAGTCTTGCCCGCCCCCGGAaccggggcaggcgtgccggtaaaatttcgGCCAGAGTGTCAATCCCTTTGAATTAAAGCCCTTCACTTGCTCCTGGTGTCTTTTCCCTTTCCATTGGTTGCTTCACACTGAATTAAAAACGTAGTTGCCTAAGGACACACaggtgccgactccgcacagacagtgacccaagccgggaatcgaacccgggtccctggctctgtgaggaagCAGCGAGCCAATTGGGTGGTCGACAGTGATAAtttggagggaatggagggattgagagagagatgttGATGGGGTAAAGCTGTGTGGATGTGTGAAATCTGTCTTTTTACCAGAATTATAGATTTAAATGTAAAACTCGCTCGCTCTGCCTCAGGCTGAAgcagagagaaaagaaaaacCAGTTTTCCAGTTTACAATTTCGGTTCGAGAATTTTCTGAACAGCTCGAACAACCGGACTGTCTCCTCCAATCATCAGAGACTGAATCACCAACAACAGAAGCTGAAATCTCTCCTGAGCTCCCGGCTTCAGTTTCACTTCCTATTTCCTGGTGATTTcagttagaatcacagaatcaagtCCAAGCTTTGTTTTCTTATATTATTTACGTAAGAGGCAGAACAGGTCATCACCCCGGCAACAGCAAGTGAACAAAACCAAGAAAGGATCAGGTTaaaactctcccactcactcctcACAAACTTTAAAAtctcacccagtctaatcccactctgccCATCACTCCATACCTCTGTAATAACCGAcccactgatgcgctatcaatcagGCAAAAGAcgacttgtgtgccaatacaactgtaggcttttattcattacagaaccaggagcacatcccaactgatatccgacccgaactgaacaagggggaggaaacagccaacaTCCccagccggcaggggatgtgtccaggcatgacaaacacacaacggtggtccaggcaggacaaaggcacaactgaagtacATCCACCCATCGAATCCCACTGcccgggggtggcacagtggttagcactgctgtctcacagcaccagggacccgggtttgattccagcgttgggtcactgtctgtatggagtttgcacattctccatgtgtctgcgtgggtttcctcccacagtccaaagatgtacagattaggtggattgtccatgctaaattgacccctagtgtctgggggattacaggtaaatgcgtggggtaatggggatagggcctgggtaggattgctgtcagtgcaggctcgatgggtcgaatggcctcctcctgcactgtagggattctatatagttTTTCTCCTCTTCTCTACTGAATTCTAATGGGACCCCAGTGTCTGGGTTGAAAAATAGGTCCTGAGTTTGTACTCACTGGTTGGTAGGGTCGGCTCACTAACCTTACTGCAAGCAGCCTCCTTATGTGGCAAGTCCCActgagtttctgctcaatggtaaccccaaggatgttgacagtgggggattcagtggtggttCCACCATTGAGTGTTAAGGGGCTGTGGTTAGAGTGTCCCTTATtgctgatggtcattgcctggcatttgtgtggcacgaatatgTTGCACAACGGGAAGTAATGGTAGCCCCATGAAATGGTCTTTATTTCTGAAAATCAGCTTCCTGCCTGATGGAGTGAGTCTCCTCCACAGCCAATCCCTGGGAAACTCCCGCAACGGTGGGACAGTGTCCAAATGTGGCTCCCCATCATTTTATCAcagccaccctcccccacctcactcccTGTAACCCCCGCCAGCCTCgcactcctccccctcactccctgtaacctccgcctactccagactccttccccctcactccctgtaaCCTCCGCCTACTCCAGACTccgtcccccctcactccctgtaacctccacctatcccaccctcccccacctcactcccTGTAACCTCCGCCTACCCCagactcctccccctcactccctgtaacctccgcctactccagactccttccccctcactccctgtaaCCCCCGCCAGCCTCGtactcctccccctcactccctgtaacctccgcctactccagactcctccccctcactccctgtaaATTTCGCCTACCCCagactccttccccctcactccctgtaaCCTCCGCCTACTCCAGACTccgtcccccctcactccctgtaaCCTCCACCTACCCCagactccttccccctcactccctgtaacctccacctatcccaccctcccccacctcactctctgtaacctctgccagccccacactccttcccccctcactccctgtaaCCTCCGCTAGTCCCACACTCCTCCCCTTCACTCTGTAAACTCCACCACTCCCAtacttctccccctcactccctgtaaCTTCTGTGAGTCCCACACTCCGCCCCCTTCACTCCCTGTAACCTGCGTCAGTcccagactgtggtgaaccactgttatctgttatctgtggtggttaaccattgttagttagtatttagtattacctgtatatgtggcacatccctgtcggttctgcccaagactcctccccctggtccgggtataaagacagtggctcctcccccttgccctcagtacagaccagatctccgacagggatggctccaagttcttgctaataaaagcctatttgtcttgctcacaaatagtcttgactcgattgatagtgcatcaattttattggcaagttttaaaaaaaatggagcagttaCTAAAACCCGACAGGCTGAATCTGGACCTGCAAGCTGCTGGAGCGTCAAACACGTTTGACCACTGGCTGCaatgcttcgaggattacatcgaagCCTCCACTGCGATCAGCACAGATGCTGACAAACAACGGGTGCTCCGCGGCCGGGTAAGCGATGTAGTATATGCTacgatccgagacgcggaaaatTACACGGTCGCTATCGAACGTTTAAAGGGCCTGCATAATAAACGGCCGAATGAAATCTACGCGAGACACCTCCTCGCTacgcgcagacggcagccaggtgAATCAGTCGACCAGTTCCTGCGCGCGTTGCGACTGCTTGCCCGGATCTGTAACTGTAGGTTtgtgactgccacccaatatacagacgacttaatcagggatgcctttgtcacgggcatcggaactacttacatccggcaacggctgctggaacagggtgcgctggacttaaagaaaacggTGGAACTGGCTGAATCCTTGGAGGTGACCTCACAATACCTTGaagcctactcacctgaccacgtgggcgcatcgtggacaccgcagccgCCGCTACCGGGAGGACCACAGACCTACGCCACCCCACGCATCACTGGTGACCTGACCACTGCAGCAACCGCTGGAGgcccgaaatgctacttctgcggcctgggtaagcacccccgacaacgctgcccggtgaGGGAGTTGTTCTGCTctgcgtgtgggaagaaggggcactacGCCAAAGTCTGCCGTAAGTCTACCTCTAAATCCACGAGCGTCgcgtgtgacccgcgggggccgccatcttggacgcccctggccgcgtgcgacccgagggGGCCACTATCTTGGATGACCCCGGCCACGTGCGAccagcgggggccgccatcttggacgactccGACCGCGTGCGTcctgcgggggccgccatcttggatgacaacGGCTGtgagtgaccagcaggggccgccatctcctacGGCTATCTGCAGGGCATCTGTTaccctggaccagaccaagcctcatcgtctcgccaagtccatgatggacattgaggtaaacgggcacagggagcattgtttgtttgacagcgggagtacggagagcttcattcaccccgatacggtgcgccgatacgccttttccgtgcggcccgtcaagcaaacgatctccatggcatcgtaatgccgctctgtaaatgtccttggctgctgcgtggtgaccctgacggtgcggggcacggtatacgataacttcaggctcctcgtgctgccacacctctgcgcttccgtactcctggggctagatttcatgacccatctgaagagtgtcactatacagtataatgggccttttcccccgctctccgtctgcaatcagcagcatctaaattgcccaccacgcaccacctgcagtctctcgacccttaagatcgtccctccctccttgtttgcaaatctcactcccgactgcaagcccatcgccaccaagagcaggcagtatagtgctggagacagggcctttatccggcccgaagtccagcggctcctcaaggaagggatcatcgaagctagtaccagcccctggcaagcacaagtggtagtcgttaagtccggggggaaacacagaatggtcattgactacagtcagaccattaaccgatatacgcagctggatgcgtacccccttccccacatatctgacatggtcaatcagattgcacaatatcgggtgttcttcaccattgacttgaagtcggcgtaccaccagctccctatccgcccggaggaccgccaatatacggcgttcgaggcggatggtcgcctttaccatttccttagggtcccttttggcgtcaccaacggggtctcggtcttccagcacgagatggaccaaatggtagaccagaacaggctgcgggccaccttccccttcctggataacgtcaccatctgtggccatgaccagcaggaccacgatgccaacctccacagattcctgcacatggaaagtctccttaacctgacctacaataaggagaattGTGTATTcagtacacaccgcctcgccatcctcgggtacgtagtggagaatggggtcatcggccccgatcccgaccgtatacgtcccctcctggaacctcccctccccactagcctcaaagcactgagaagacgcctgggtttcttctcgtactatgcacagtgggtccccaactatgcggataaagcaCGTCCGCTtataaaatccaccctttttcccttgacggcggaggcccgtctggccttcgaccgcatcaaagctgacatcgcgaaggccatgatgcacgctatagacgaatccatcccattccaggtggagagcgatgcgtctgatttcgccctagccgccatccTTAACCagacgggcagacccgtggccttcttttcacgagccctccaaggccctgaaactcaacactcctctgtcgaaaaggaagcccaggccatagtggaagctgtacggcattgGTGCCACTATTTAGCTGCTAAACGGTTCatcctactcacggaccaacgatccattgccttcatgttcaacaacacgcagcagggcaagatcaagaacgacaagatattacggtggaggatcgaactctccacctacagttacgatatcttgtatcggcccaggaagctcaatgagccacctgacgccctgtccagtggaacatgcgccagtgcgcaggtggatcggttacaggctctccacaacgacctctgccacccgggggtcaccaggttttttcacttcattagagcccgaaacctgccctactcagttgaggatgtcaggtccataactcggaattgccaggtctgcgcggaatgcaagccgcacttctaccaaccagacagggcacacctcataaaagccacccgcccctttgaacgcctaagcatcgacttcaaaggccccctcccctcatctgatcgcaacatatatttccttaatgtcattgacgagtactcacgtttcccctttgcgattccctgcccagatatgtcctcggccacagtcatcagggccctgcgcagcctcttcactctgtttggtttccccagctatatccacagcgaccggggatcctccttcatgggtgaggaactgcgacggtacctgctctccaaaggcatagcctcaagtaggactactagctacaacccccggggtaacggacaggtggagagagagaacgcccgtgtctggaagaccgttttactagcgctacggtctaaaggtcttccagtcacctgctggcaagaggtcctaccaGAGGCACaacactccattaggtcc of Mustelus asterias chromosome 26, sMusAst1.hap1.1, whole genome shotgun sequence contains these proteins:
- the LOC144479638 gene encoding uncharacterized protein LOC144479638 — protein: MEKTMVQEENTRLKKVLQTWEAKAKTLDHQLLDPTSLRKEVTGHDQTIAELQKQINGLIKENTNQQADLELCKNKISRMENQLSRKTVDLQRTEREAEQLKLHSSRLNSRIYECENEGRTKQKNNSWLTILLCISGYCLGFGSCYECN